Genomic window (Mycoplasma leachii PG50):
ATTGTCATTTATATCTACTAATAAATTTTTAAATATTTGTTGTTTAAGAAAGTCTATTTTTTTGTCTTGAAGTAGTTCCTTTTTTTCTAATTTATTTGAAGATCTAAGTTCTTGTATTTTAGTTTTTAATAATCCGCTTTTTGTCATTTCTTTAAATTTGTCTTGAGTTAAAAATAAAGATAGTGGATTCTTTTCATTATCTTTTATATTCACTTTTCTAAAATTATCAAAAACAAACTTTTTTTCTATAATTGGTTCTTTTGTAGTTTTAGGATCAAAATCTCTATTTTCTATCTCTAGTTTTACACCTAGAATACCATTGTAATCATCATATCTAACTGCTGTTATTTTTTCTTTATAAAGTTTACCTAATTCAGGATTAAACTCAAATAGATAATCTTTAATAGTTGCAACATTAAGCAAAGGTGCCTCATCTGTAAATAATGATGAATTACCATTTTCTAAGTCTTCAAAATTAATAACGTTTTTTGTTTCCATTAAATTTTCATATTGATTATGATCTTGACTATATAACAACATATAACCTATTAATGACGGAAATAAATCTGTTATTTTTTCTACTTTTTCTTTTTTTGTTATATATTTTTCTTTATTATTTGTAATATTAGTATTTTCGTTCTTTTTAAATCCGGTGAAAATAAAATCTAATATCTTTGACTGACCAAATTTCTTATGAGTGAATTTAAGTTTAATCTTTTCAATTAGACTCCTTTCATTATTGGCACTTTCTCCATTGTTTGCTAAGAACTGAATATGATACTTATCAAATATAGTTTTATAATCTTTAGAAAAAATTGTATAAATTGTTGATGGATCCTTTTGTAAATCAACAAGTGCGGTAACCGCATCTCTTTGAGTATAAAAAGAAAATCTCTTAAATGAAATTTCTTTAGATATTTTGTCTAGGTCAGAAAAAATGTCTCTATTATTGTTAGAATCATCTGCTTGTGGTTTATCTGAATGATTTGGTTTGTCATTTTTTTTCATCTGGTTTACCTGTTGGTTGATCAGATTGTGGTTTTCACTAGGATCCGGTTTAGTTTCTGGGTTATTAGGATCATTATTCGAATTACCTGGATTTGTATTGTTGTCATCTGGTTGTTTTGATTCATCTGGTTTTGGTGGTGTTTTTGGAGTGTTTTCATTTGGTTTTTCAGGTTTTTTATCTGGTTGTTTTGCATTTGAACTACTTGTTGTACATGAAACCACACTTAAAAAACTAATTGATGAAATTGGCAAAATAGATAGTAATAATTTAGTTGCTTTTTTCATAATATATCTCTCATTTCTAATGACATATATAATTAATCAATTAAAGCATTTGTAGTAATGTCTAGTTTTAATATATTTGTATCACCACTTGTTGCATAAGAAGTTAAATCACTAGTTGTTGATGCAAATATAGGAATATCAACTTCAAAGTTAATTGTGACTTTATGTTTTTTATTTTCTTTATTAATTGTTAAATAAATGTTTTTAATTGAATCATTATTGATTATAGTATGAAATGGATATAAAGATCCTCCTCCAGCCAATCCTAATATAGAAGCATAATTATTTTTTTTATTATTTTGAAGACTCAAAGTTTGTGTTGCTCTATATAAATTATTTTCATTATCAATTATTTGAACTAGTAAATTTTTAAAAATTAGTCGCTTTGCATACTCTTCATTTATCAACAACTTATCTTCTTTTTGTTTTCCTGATTTCAAGACTTCTATTTTCTTTTTAAAAACATTATTTTTAATCATATCTTTAAAATTATTTTGCGGCAATAATAAAGATAATACGTTTTTATTTGGATTTTTTAAATCAATTTTTCTAAATCCTTCAAAATCAAACTCTAAAGTTTCTGAATATTTGCTAGCTATTGTATTGTTTTCTTCTATATTTTCAATTAACAATTTTAAATCTAATTTACCATTAACATCATCATAACTAACGGCAATTACTTTATCTTTATAAAGTTTTCCTAACTCCCTATTATATTCAAGCAATAAGTCTTT
Coding sequences:
- a CDS encoding LppA family lipoprotein; this translates as MKKATKLLLSILPISSISFLSVVSCTTSSSNAKQPDKKPEKPNENTPKTPPKPDESKQPDDNNTNPGNSNNDPNNPETKPDPSENHNLINQQVNQMKKNDKPNHSDKPQADDSNNNRDIFSDLDKISKEISFKRFSFYTQRDAVTALVDLQKDPSTIYTIFSKDYKTIFDKYHIQFLANNGESANNERSLIEKIKLKFTHKKFGQSKILDFIFTGFKKNENTNITNNKEKYITKKEKVEKITDLFPSLIGYMLLYSQDHNQYENLMETKNVINFEDLENGNSSLFTDEAPLLNVATIKDYLFEFNPELGKLYKEKITAVRYDDYNGILGVKLEIENRDFDPKTTKEPIIEKKFVFDNFRKVNIKDNEKNPLSLFLTQDKFKEMTKSGLLKTKIQELRSSNKLEKKELLQDKKIDFLKQQIFKNLLVDINDNSHNIYRSQSTLSLGSNKTYKSILGLTGGFSIYPFHTSINKDSIKNIYLSINKDEENAHKAIIEFEVHIPVFSTGFSDLKSYATSGDEKYLVLKIVQTALIQ